A single genomic interval of Gossypium raimondii isolate GPD5lz chromosome 11, ASM2569854v1, whole genome shotgun sequence harbors:
- the LOC105804594 gene encoding putative disease resistance protein RGA3 — protein MAEAIVSAILEQMTAITIDKAIEAWSLVQGAEKEVKRLETNFKALRLELEDAEEKEYVDKRVKHWLDKFRDVSYDMEDVLDEWETAVQQLQTDPSGSASVRKWKVCPFVSCFSSGSQVVRRYNIATKIKKVNEEVDEIVKDKVRFELIKRKIKQPKRPETTSFVDVSELIGRDAMKEEIISILLCDYKCRNVPTITLVGMGGIGKTALAQLIYNDHRIQTHFSKTIWVCASDPFDQTQIARAILGDLDPDSLISLKTPTLQSVLSKITERLTREKFLFVFDDVWTDRDQDWETLKVAFKYGMPGSCILVTTRKESVARRLESPHVVPLQLLSEEMCWLILSQKAFSGRSQASREILEDIGREIANKCKGLPLAAKTIGGLLQDKKGREEWQDVLNNVIWKSSFAHEIFSPLLLSYHDLPSPIRQCLSYCAIFPNSFTIYKDELIQCWMAQGYLNSDGNRRRELKGEDYFKYLATRSFFQDFEKDTSGSIISCKMHDMVHEFVQFLTEHRFVTEVVARNSTLDLSSKRVRHLRLEIPSWDASPLSTCLIEKLRSLVVVSDGLSSGDGLQDLFSRSKLLRFLEFDWLRLRPEQIAVGMKNLIHLRYLSLISCSGLENLPESVCELINLQSLNLRDCLDLKKLAVGMGKLINLRYLCIKECPRLSYYPKGIRHLTSLTRLSGIRMRVDQSDGNEFSIGDLENLDLLGGSLCVELIGDALNWAEANRAKLHNKIHLKRTDIWICSPNIKKEEVLKALNPPSTLLVELFDYQKWLPFNEARIQRMKIREKLIVARIVSRAALKFIADCSSGSGKSTSD, from the coding sequence ATGGCGGAAGCGATTGTTTCGGCGATCTTGGAGCAGATGACTGCAATCACCATTGATAAAGCAATCGAAGCCTGGAGTCTGGTGCAAGGTGCTGAGAAAGAGGTGAAAAGACTTGAAACCAATTTTAAAGCACTCCGGTTGGAGCTTGAAGATGCAGAGGAGAAAGAATACGTGGACAAACGGGTTAAACATTGGTTAGACAAGTTCAGAGATGTTTCTTATGACATGGAAGATGTATTAGATGAGTGGGAAACTGCAGTTCAGCAGTTGCAAACAGATCCTTCTGGCTCTGCTTCTGTTCGTAAGTGGAAGGTATGCCCCTTTGTTTCATGCTTTTCTTCCGGTTCTCAAGTTGTCAGGCGTTATAATATTGCTACCAAAATAAAGAAAGTCAATGAAGAAGTAGATGAGATTGTTAAAGACAAAGTTAGGTTTGagttgataaaaagaaaaatcaagcaACCCAAACGTCCAGAAACTACTTCTTTTGTGGATGTTTCAGAGTTAATTGGTCGAGATGCAATGAAAGAAGAGATAATCAgcattttgctatgtgattatAAGTGTAGAAATGTTCCCACTATCACTTTAGTAGGGATGGGAGGGATAGGGAAAACCGCTCTAGCCCAATTGATTTATAACGATCATAGAATTCAGACTCATTTCAGCAAAACAATCTGGGTTTGTGCGTCGGATCCCTTTGATCAAACCCAAATTGCAAGAGCAATTCTGGGTGATCTTGACCCTGATTCACTAATATCCCTCAAAACTCCAACATTGCAAAgtgttttaagtaaaataaccgaaaGGCTTACAAGGGAGAAATTCCTGTTTGTTTTTGATGATGTGTGGACGGATCGTGATCAAGATTGGGAAACATTAAAAGTGGCTTTTAAATACGGCATGCCTGGGAGTTGTATTTTAGTGACTACTCGTAAGGAATCAGTTGCTAGGCGACTGGAGTCGCCTCATGTTGTTCCTCTACAACTTTTATCTGAGGAAATGTGTTGGTTGATACTTTCTCAAAAAGCATTTTCTGGAAGGAGCCAAGCGAGCCGTGAAATTTTGGAAGACATTGGAAGGGAGATTGCAAACAAGTGCAAAGGTTTACCCCTTGCAGCAAAAACTATTGGAGGTTTACTACAAGATAAAAAAGGAAGAGAAGAGTGGCAAGATGTTTTAAATAATGTGATCTGGAAATCAAGTTTTGCACATGAAATTTTTTCACCTCTATTATTGAGTTATCATGATTTGCCCTCACCCATAAGGCAATGTTTATCATATTGTGCAATCTTTCCTAATagctttacaatttataaaGATGAATTGATCCAATGTTGGATGGCACAAGGTTATCTGAACTCTGATGGCAACAGAAGAAGAGAATTGAAAGGGGAAGATTACTTTAAGTACTTAGCCACTCGTTCTTTTTTccaagattttgaaaaagataCTTCTGGCAGCATAATTTCTTGTAAGATGCATGACATGGTACATGAATTTGTTCAGTTTTTGACTGAACATAGATTTGTGACAGAAGTGGTGGCTAGAAATTCTACATTGGACTTATCTTCCAAAAGAGTTCGCCATTTGAGGTTGGAAATTCCAAGTTGGGACGCTTCTCCTTTGTCCACTTGCCTCATAGAGAAATTGCGAAGCCTTGTAGTAGTCTCCGATGGTTTATCATCCGGTGATGGCTTACAAGATTTGTTCAGCCGATCCAAGCTGCTAAGGTTCTTGGAGTTTGATTGGCTTCGTCTACGCCCTGAACAAATTGCTGTTGGCATGAAAAATTTGATTCACTTGAGGTACCTTAGCTTGATATCTTGCTCGGGGTTAGAAAATCTACCTGAATCAGTTTGTGAATTGATTAATTTACAATCTTTGAATCTTCGAGATTGCTTGGATCTTAAGAAACTGGCAGTTGGAATGGGGAAACTGATTAACTTGAGGTATCTTTGTATTAAGGAATGTCCTCGTCTGAGTTACTACCCTAAAGGGATACGTCATTTAACTTCTCTCACGAGATTAAGTGGTATCAGGATGAGAGTAGATCAAAGTGATGGTAATGAATTCAGTATTGGGGATCTAGAAAATTTAGACCTCCTGGGTGGAAGCCTTTGTGTTGAGTTGATAGGAGATGCACTAAATTGGGCTGAAGCTAATAGAGCCAAGCTTCACAATAAAATACATCTCAAGAGAACAGATATATGGATCTGCTCACCGAATATAAAGAAAGAAGAGGTACTTAAAGCTTTAAACCCACCATCCACCTTGCTTGTAGAATTGTTCGATTACCAGAAGTGGTTGCCCTTCAATGAAGCTCGCATTCAGAGGATGAAGATAAGGGAGAAACTTATAGTTGCTCGCATTGTGAGCAGAGCAGCTCTTAAATTTATAGCTGATTGTAGCTCCG